The Changchengzhania lutea genomic sequence TTATCATGTTTCGGAAGAAAAAGCAGGCATTGAGATAAAAATATTGATTGATAATTTTGAAAATAAGCCATCAAACAACAAGGTTAAAGTAATAATTTCAGATGCTGAAAATAAAATTGTATATACTAAAACTTTAGATTTTCAAAGTAGTGCAAAGGCTTCTGAAGCTTTAAATATGAAGTTGTCGGAGGTTTACAATCCCAAATTGTGGTCGCCAGAAAATCCTTATTTATACAAATTGCACATATCATTATTAGACAGAGATAACAATCTTTTGGATAAAAGGCGACAGAATATTGCCTTTCGTTGGGTAAGTGTAGATGCCAATAAAGGCTTCTTTTTAAACGGAAAACCATATAAATTAGTTGGCGTAAATCGGCATCAGGATTATGAGGGTTTTGGTAATGCGGTTCCTATGCATCTTCAAGAAAAGGACATCCATTTAATAAAAAACATGGGGGCAAACGTCATTCGATTTGCTCATTATCCGCACTCTCAGGATTTATATAAATTATGTGATGAGTTAGGCATTTTGGTATGGTCTGAAATTCCAATTGTGAATAAAGTTACCAATACCAAAGCATTTTTTGATACCTGTTTAAAAGTGCAGGAAGAACATCTAAAACAGTATTATAATTATCCATCGGTGGTCATGTTTGGGTATATGAATGAGATTTTTTTGAGACAAGCTTTTGATAATACATCAACCAAAGCAGAAAAAGAAACCTCAAAGATTTATACCTATGAGTTAGCAAAACTGTTAGAAGATTTTACCAGAAAACACGCACCAAACAGGATTACGGTTATGGCCTTACATTTTAACGAACTTTATAATGAAACCAAAATAGCAGATCTTTCTATGTTGATTGGTTGGAATTTATATTTTGGTTGGTATCATGATACTATTGAAGACTTAGGCATATTTTTGGATGACCAGCATAAGCGTTATCCAAATCGATGCATTATGGTTTCAGAGTACGGGCCTGGAGCAGACGTAAGGATTTCTGCAAACCCACCAATTAAATATGATTATTCGCAGGATTATCAATTAAAACTTCATACCAGTTATCATCAGCAAGTTATGGATCGTGATTTTGTGGCAGGTATGACCGCATGGGACTTTGCCGATTTTGGTTCAGAGTTTAGAGGAGAAACCATTCCGCATGTCAACCAAAAAGGATTAGTGCAATACAATAGAGAACCTAAAGAGGTATATTACTGGTATAAATCGGTTTTGAACAAAAAAAATCCTTTTGTCCATATAGCACTAGACCATAAAGAAGAACTCATTTTGATAAACCAAAGCGAACAGAATATTACATTTTTTTCAAATCAAGATAAAGGAAAATTATATGTTAATAATGTGTTTTTCCAAGATGTGATATTCAGTAATGGAATGGCCAACATAGCAATCTCTTTTGTTAAAGGCAAAACCAAACTAAGGATTGAAACTGATTCTGGATTCGACGAAAAAATCATTAGGGTTAATAGCATACAGAATTTAAAAACCGACCCCATAACGGTATTGGCAATCAATACAGGCACGCCAATTAATTTTGTTGATAGTGAGTCTGGTATCACCTTTTTAGGCGACAGGGCCTATTCAGAAAACCTATATGGCTATGTTACTAATACTTCTGGTAACTGCCTACAGAAATTAATACCCAACAACGTTAAGAATACACATCTAGAAGCCGTATTTCAAACCATTCTGGAAGATTGCTCAACATATAAAGTGGATATTCCAAATGGGAATTATAAAGTTACGCTATATTTTGTTGAACCTCAACTAAAAGGAAATATGGATATTATTTATAATTTGAATACGGATGAAAAAACGGAGACAAGTGATATATCGCGGCGTATTTTCGATATTTTTTTGAACGATCAATTGGTAGCCGGTCATTTTGATATGGCCAATGAATATCCTGAAAAATATGGCATAACAAAAAGTTCTACACTTAACATCAATGATGATTCAGGTCTAACCATTTCCTTTATTCCAATAGAGGGCAAACCCGTATTGAGCGGTATTTTAATAGAAAAAACATTTTGATGAACCTTAAATATTTTATACCAGTATTATTTTTTAACTGTTTTGTGTTTTCTCAAAACTTAACAACTTATACGTATGCAATAAAAGGAATAGATACTTTAAAAATGGATGTTTATAGTCCGAAAAAAATAAAGAAAACAGATAGTTTGCCAGTATTGCTATGGATGCATGGTGGTGGTTTTTCGGGTGGCAAACGGGATAATGTGGATGAAGTAAAAATGATGAAATACTTAGCAACGAAAGGCTATATTGGCATTTCAATAAATTATAGGTTACTTAGAAAAGATGATACGCTTAGCTTTGGTTGTAATTGTCCTAGAGCCGTTAAGTTGGAAACCTTTAAGCAAGCAACTATCGATTATTTGGATGCCGCAAAGTTTGTTTTTGAAAATAGATTGCTACTTCAAGTCGATGTGTCACATATTATAGCTGGTGGCAGTAGTGCCGGGGCAGAAGGGATTTTAAATGCTGTCTATATGAAAGAATATTTTATTGATGACCTAAAAGAATATACGCAAGTTAAGTTTGCAGGTGTTTTTTCATTGGCTGGGGCTGTAGTAAATGCAGATTATATAACCAGCAAAAATGCCTTACCCACGGTAATGTTCCACGGAACAGCAGATGATTTGGTGCCTTTTGGAAGTGCAGCACATCATTATTGCACGCCTGAAGAGCCAGGGTATTTAATGTTAGATGGCTCTGAAACCATAGCTAAAAAATTGGACAATCTAGGAAAAGCTTTCTATCTAAATAAAGTGATAGGTGGTAAGCACGAACTGGCTTCCATCCCTTTTGATCAATTGCAGAACGTATTACGGTTTTTCGAGAAAACCATATTTAAATCAGAAATTATTCAAACCAAAAAAATAATAACCAAGAACCCATGAAAAAGCTTTTGTTCTTTATTCTAATTCCGGTCGTATTTCAATCTTGTAAAGAGGCGAAAAGTAACGAGGTTGTTGAAACCCAAAAACCGCGTCCGAATATCATCTTTATCATGGCTGATGACCATGCTACTCAAGCTATTAGTGCCTATGGGCATCCTATTAGTAAATTAGCACCTACACCAAATATTGATAGAATAGCAAAAGAAGGTGCAATCTTTAGAAATAATTTTTGCACTAACTCCATTTGCGGACCAAGTCGTGCCGTCATCCTAACAGGAAAACACAATCATATTAATGGTTTTAGAATGAATGGCGACCGTTTTGATGGCAGCCAACAGACCTATCCAAAAATTTTA encodes the following:
- a CDS encoding alpha/beta hydrolase is translated as MNLKYFIPVLFFNCFVFSQNLTTYTYAIKGIDTLKMDVYSPKKIKKTDSLPVLLWMHGGGFSGGKRDNVDEVKMMKYLATKGYIGISINYRLLRKDDTLSFGCNCPRAVKLETFKQATIDYLDAAKFVFENRLLLQVDVSHIIAGGSSAGAEGILNAVYMKEYFIDDLKEYTQVKFAGVFSLAGAVVNADYITSKNALPTVMFHGTADDLVPFGSAAHHYCTPEEPGYLMLDGSETIAKKLDNLGKAFYLNKVIGGKHELASIPFDQLQNVLRFFEKTIFKSEIIQTKKIITKNP
- a CDS encoding glycoside hydrolase family 2 TIM barrel-domain containing protein — translated: MLKFKTTFKTSCTVLVLMCIMFSFEIMAQKSTINSGWQFTLNDKSSSDWETINIPHTWNKEDAFDDIRGYYRGIGWYKKTLFFSKDGEDLEHYLHFKGVNQETDVFFNGNLVGNHKGGYTVFNFNITELIKFDAYNLIEVKVDNSHNENIPPLDADFTFYGGIYRDVQLISKPKQHISLSDFASSGFYVDYYHVSEEKAGIEIKILIDNFENKPSNNKVKVIISDAENKIVYTKTLDFQSSAKASEALNMKLSEVYNPKLWSPENPYLYKLHISLLDRDNNLLDKRRQNIAFRWVSVDANKGFFLNGKPYKLVGVNRHQDYEGFGNAVPMHLQEKDIHLIKNMGANVIRFAHYPHSQDLYKLCDELGILVWSEIPIVNKVTNTKAFFDTCLKVQEEHLKQYYNYPSVVMFGYMNEIFLRQAFDNTSTKAEKETSKIYTYELAKLLEDFTRKHAPNRITVMALHFNELYNETKIADLSMLIGWNLYFGWYHDTIEDLGIFLDDQHKRYPNRCIMVSEYGPGADVRISANPPIKYDYSQDYQLKLHTSYHQQVMDRDFVAGMTAWDFADFGSEFRGETIPHVNQKGLVQYNREPKEVYYWYKSVLNKKNPFVHIALDHKEELILINQSEQNITFFSNQDKGKLYVNNVFFQDVIFSNGMANIAISFVKGKTKLRIETDSGFDEKIIRVNSIQNLKTDPITVLAINTGTPINFVDSESGITFLGDRAYSENLYGYVTNTSGNCLQKLIPNNVKNTHLEAVFQTILEDCSTYKVDIPNGNYKVTLYFVEPQLKGNMDIIYNLNTDEKTETSDISRRIFDIFLNDQLVAGHFDMANEYPEKYGITKSSTLNINDDSGLTISFIPIEGKPVLSGILIEKTF